The following proteins come from a genomic window of Oncorhynchus masou masou isolate Uvic2021 chromosome 25, UVic_Omas_1.1, whole genome shotgun sequence:
- the LOC135513967 gene encoding voltage-dependent anion-selective channel protein 2-like isoform X1, translating to MSDKGGEKARLVRKEEASPASQAIQNKGVPCAPCCHKVAMAVPPAYSDLGKAAKDIFGKGYGFGIVKLDLKTKAQSGVEFSTSGSSNTDTGKAAGNLETKYKVKELGLSFTQKWNTDNTLATEVSMEDQLAKGLKLGLDTLFVPNTGKKSAKLKTGYKRDFINLGCDLDFDMASPTVHAAAVLGYEGWLAGYQMAFDTSKSKLAQNNFALGYKAGDFQLHTNVNDGTEFGGSIYQKVNCHLETAINLAWTAGSNNTRFGIGAKYQLDKDASLSAKVNNASLIGVGYTQALRPGVKLTLSALIDAKNFNAGGHKVGMGFELEA from the exons ATGTCAgacaaaggaggagagaaggcgAGACTGGTGAGGAAGGAGGAGGCGAGTCCAGCATCACAGGCCATTCAGAACAAAGGAGTTCCCTGTGCACCATGTTGCCACAAGG TCGCCATGGCGGTTCCTCCTGCATACTCGGACCTGGGAAAAGCAGCCAAAGACATCTTCGGCAAGGGCTATG gcTTTGGAATCGTGAAACTGGACCTAAAGACAAAGGCCCAGAGTGGAGTT GAGTTTTCAACCTCAGGCTCCAGTAACACAGACACAGGGAAGGCAGCAGGTAACCTGGAGACCAAGTACAAGGTTAAGGAGCTGGGCCTGAGCTTCACCCAGAAATGGAACACAGACAACACCCTGGCCACAGAGGTCTCCATGGAGGACCAG CTGGCTAAGGGCTTGAAGCTGGGCCTGGATACGTTGTTTGTGCCCAACACTGG TAAGAAGAGTGCCAAGCTGAAGACTGGCTACAAGCGTGACTTCATCAACTTGGGCTGTGACCTGGACTTTGACATGGCCAGCCCCACGGTCCACGCTGCTGCTGTGCTGGGCTACGAGGGCTGGCTGGCCGGGTACCAGATGGCTTTCGACACATCCAAGTCTAAACTGGCCCAGAACAACTTTGCCTTGGGATACAAGGCTGGGGACTTCCAGCTCCACACCAACGT TAATGATGGTACAGAGTTCGGCGGCTCCATCTACCAGAAGGTGAACTGCCACCTGGAAACAGCCATCAACCTGGCCTGGACGGCCGGCAGCAACAACACACGCTTCGGCATCGGAGCCAAATACCAGCTGGACAAGGACGCTTCCCTGTCT gCCAAAGTCAATAACGCCAGTCTAATTGGAGTCGGCTACACACAAGCCCTCCGGCCAG gagtgAAGCTGACTCTCTCAGCTCTGATTGATGCGAAAAACTTCAATGCAGGCGGTCACAAGGTTGGCATGGGCTTTGAGCTGGAGGCataa
- the LOC135513967 gene encoding voltage-dependent anion-selective channel protein 2-like isoform X2 yields MAVPPAYSDLGKAAKDIFGKGYGFGIVKLDLKTKAQSGVEFSTSGSSNTDTGKAAGNLETKYKVKELGLSFTQKWNTDNTLATEVSMEDQLAKGLKLGLDTLFVPNTGKKSAKLKTGYKRDFINLGCDLDFDMASPTVHAAAVLGYEGWLAGYQMAFDTSKSKLAQNNFALGYKAGDFQLHTNVNDGTEFGGSIYQKVNCHLETAINLAWTAGSNNTRFGIGAKYQLDKDASLSAKVNNASLIGVGYTQALRPGVKLTLSALIDAKNFNAGGHKVGMGFELEA; encoded by the exons ATGGCGGTTCCTCCTGCATACTCGGACCTGGGAAAAGCAGCCAAAGACATCTTCGGCAAGGGCTATG gcTTTGGAATCGTGAAACTGGACCTAAAGACAAAGGCCCAGAGTGGAGTT GAGTTTTCAACCTCAGGCTCCAGTAACACAGACACAGGGAAGGCAGCAGGTAACCTGGAGACCAAGTACAAGGTTAAGGAGCTGGGCCTGAGCTTCACCCAGAAATGGAACACAGACAACACCCTGGCCACAGAGGTCTCCATGGAGGACCAG CTGGCTAAGGGCTTGAAGCTGGGCCTGGATACGTTGTTTGTGCCCAACACTGG TAAGAAGAGTGCCAAGCTGAAGACTGGCTACAAGCGTGACTTCATCAACTTGGGCTGTGACCTGGACTTTGACATGGCCAGCCCCACGGTCCACGCTGCTGCTGTGCTGGGCTACGAGGGCTGGCTGGCCGGGTACCAGATGGCTTTCGACACATCCAAGTCTAAACTGGCCCAGAACAACTTTGCCTTGGGATACAAGGCTGGGGACTTCCAGCTCCACACCAACGT TAATGATGGTACAGAGTTCGGCGGCTCCATCTACCAGAAGGTGAACTGCCACCTGGAAACAGCCATCAACCTGGCCTGGACGGCCGGCAGCAACAACACACGCTTCGGCATCGGAGCCAAATACCAGCTGGACAAGGACGCTTCCCTGTCT gCCAAAGTCAATAACGCCAGTCTAATTGGAGTCGGCTACACACAAGCCCTCCGGCCAG gagtgAAGCTGACTCTCTCAGCTCTGATTGATGCGAAAAACTTCAATGCAGGCGGTCACAAGGTTGGCATGGGCTTTGAGCTGGAGGCataa